Part of the Paenibacillus sp. FSL R7-0273 genome is shown below.
AATCCCGGTGAGCATATGGAATACAATTCCGGGGTATCCCAGCTGCTTGCGGCAATTCTGGTTCAGGGTACCGGCATGCCGGTTGCCCGGTTTGCTGAGGAAGAGCTGTTCGGCCCGCTGGGCATTGAACAATATGAATGGGAGCAGGACCCGCAGGGCATCCATACCGGGGGGTTCGGACTCCGGCTGCGTCCGGCACATTTGCTGAACTTCGGCCAGCTCTTTCTGCAGCAGGGAGAATGGGAGCAGCGGCAGCTGATTACTCCCGGGCTGCTTAGCCGTTCTACGCAAACCGTCATTCAGGCGGATAGTCCGCGCCGCGGCGGCTATGCCTGGCATTGGTGGACAGACAGCTATGCGCGTCTCCATCAGGAATCCCCGGATGCGGCATTCCGCTATTATTACGCCCGGGGATACGGAGGCCAGTTTGTATATGTAATACCTGAGCTTGAGACTGTTGTAGTCTTAACGCAGGATCATCGCGGTAAGCAGAAGCCGCCTGTAGATATGTTCAGGGAATCCATTGCACCGCTGCTCTAAGTCGTATATGTAAGCTTCACTAAATATAAACTGCAGCTAAACGCATAAATCCCCGACTACCTTATCAACCTAGGTATCGGGGATTCATGTGTTCAATCCATTATTCAATTCAATCATTTCCTCCAGCCACAATCCATATCCCTGACATGGTAATTGTTCATTCAAATTCGGTATTTCCCGTTCGCTCCTGAAGAGGAGTATTGCCCCATGTCCTGCATATGGGATGAGTTCCCCACGTACACGATTACACGAAAAACGTTTTCACTGACGTTTTCCCTACTGTGTCAACCGTAATTGTACGCTTCGCTAACCTGCTTCAACGGAATCACGCTCCTTCGGTTGCAAGATGTGTCTTGCCTGAATAGCTTGTTCCTGGTTCATGGTTTCTTTGGGAATCTCTCCTTCCTTCATTACTCACCATAAGTAAGCTTATACGATAGCCGCTTAGCGGTTATCTAGCAGTTACTTGTTGGTGATGTCACTATAGTAGCGCATATCCGATAAAAATTAAACTTTCATAATTTTTCGTATTTTGTCGTATTCCCTGGAAATTCCCAGTTCTTTGAGAATGGGCACCGTTAGCCTAACAATTACTTAATTTTTTGCGGTTTTACGTGGATTTTACACTTTTACAATTGTAAAGCCGTCCAATTGTACTTCGTACAACCAAACGGCTTTAACATTAGTGGGAGCTTTTAGCCGCTGCCCGGCCTATGCGCTTATCCGGTTCTCCCGTGCAGCACTCAGCTTGTTGCGGCGGCGCAGGTTATAGACAAGATAAATGCCATACAGCAAATACAGCACATTTAGAATACTGATAGCAAGCAGCTCTTTATCCGGATTCTCCTGGGTCATGAATGCAAGTATATCAAAAGCAAAATGAAACAGGATCAGCGGAATAATATTCTCCGTCGTCTCAATCAGCAGAGCCAAAATTAAGCCGATCAGAAAGGCATTAATTACCTGAAGCGCAACACTTAAAGGATCTTTTCCGTTTAACGCATTCGACATATGTAAGATACCAAAGAAAACTGAGGAAAAAACGATATAAAAAACAGGGCCCTTAAAATTCAGCTTATCCCGGATGATGCCTCTGAAAACTGTCTCCTCTGAAAACCCGACAAACAGGGTAAACACCACGAACATCAGAACTTCAGCTGCAGTCAGCTGCACATTAAAGCCGCCAATGATAGGCTGAACCAGGGCGATAATCAGCAGCGGTATGTAATAAAGCGCATCCTTTGACTCTGCCGCTGTAACCGGCCTGAACCCGTACCGGGAAAATGTTCGTCCTCCCCTCGTCATATATACCGCTACTATCACAGCCATCACTGCAAAAGCTGCTCCTTGCGCAATAATCATCCCGTTATCGCTTAACTCCATAATGCTTGCGGCGGCTGAGGCTGCTGAAACCAGAAAGGTCAGCAGAATACCCAGCAGCAGCGAAAAAATAATCGGGTGATCCTTTTTACCGCTCTTTGTCATGATACTTCTCCTTTAATCTGTCTATTTATGCCTGTCTGGGCAATAACGGATTAATTGTAATACATGACTGTTTAATATTCCACATTTTTCTAGCCGTCCTTCTTTTCTCCTGTCACTCTTTCATTAACATATTCAGCGGACCCTCATCCCAGACCTGTACCTCTATGTATCTCTCAGGACCGTATGCACCGTCCTTGTTCCAGACCTGCGGCAGGCCGTATTTCTCCATTAGCCATATAATCTCCCTGTAGGTATACACTTTTCCGCGATATTCCTTGCCGTCACGTACTTTGGGGCTGAAGGTCGGAAACAAATCTCCATAGGAAAAGGACAGCGTATCTGTGTCAAAACCCGAAATAGGCATATACACGGCCGCTCCCTCGGCATACCAGGATTTCAGCCACTCACACTCACCGATGACCATATAATGCGGAGCTGCCCGGACAGGCTTTCCGCCCTTTTCAATAAACAGGCTCCGGGCCAGCTGCTCGAGCTCCCTTCTTCTTTCCAGGTATCCGTCCGGCCTGCGTGAAGCCATGACCTCCTTGTTCCGCCTGATTGCACCAAGCACCTCCTCCGCCTGGACGGCTGGCAGATCTGACAGGTTTTTAAAGGGCCCAAGTGCCCTCTCGTAATAATGATACAATGTCACAGTCATCCGCTTGCCTCCCCAGTTGTCAAAAACCCGGCCTAAGGCCGGGTCTTTAACAAGTCATATTCATAAATCCGTCCGTCCTGCACCGCCAGATTCTTGAACTGCAGCACATTTCCTTTACGCTCCGTGAACTGCAGCTGATCCCCGTAAAAAGGGATGTCATTCGTTTCGGCATACACTTGCTGGTCCGGATCAAGCAACTCTTTATATAGCAGGGTTTGGCTTCCGGTCTTGCGGTCAATCAGCATAAGCAGGCCCTTCTGATTAGGACGGATCAGCAGGAAATCCTCATCCATCCCTTCGACCAGATACTTATCCTCGATCCCGCCAAGCTTGACCAGATCAAGTGTCTCCTTTACCTTCCCGGTCCCGTCCTCAATCACTCTCAAACTCTTCCCATCCGTCAAAATGAGATTATCACCGTACAGCTTCACATTGTCCCCGTAACGGATCCAATAGCCCACACTTGCCTGCCGGATTACCATACCGTCCTTAATGATTAGTGTGTACCATTTGTTGTTGATATGCGGCTCACCATAGACATCTGTAATCGTAAGATAGATTAGGCCTTTAGCTGTTTTGCGGAAATCAAAGCTGATCATGTCGTACAGCTCAGAGCCCAGATTGGCAATTAGCCGGGGCTTTCCGGCCGGACCTTGCGTATACAGTTTTCCTGTCTGTTTATCAACCGTGTAGGTAACCCCGCCATAAACGGCACTGCTGCTTGAAAAGGCTTGAATATTCTTCGCGGTATACACACTGCTCTTGGCATTCCAGCTTACCGATTCCCCGCCTAACGCCTGCACAATAAATCGGGCCGGAACATACAGCTCGTCCTTATGCATAAAAGGCTTACCGCCAAGGCTGACGGTCTGACCATCCAGCTTCGCCGTTATACTTCCTGTAGTAACCGTCACCGATTTCTGCCAGCCGTTATAAGTATATACGGTGCCGCTGCGCGAGCTGCTCTTTGAAGCCTGCAGGCCGGCCGACTCCAGCAGACCGGCGCGTGCATAGACAGTCCCTTCCTTTAGAAGTGCAGGATTTGTAGATTGACCTCCATTACTCCAGATCACATTGAAATAAGCGGTTGAAGCTGCAGAGGTTACCTCTGGAAAGCTCAGGAGCAGGAGAAGCAGAGGCAGCAGCAGCCAGCCTTTTTTCATAAATATCACACCTTCCTTATTTTTCTAATTCATTCAATATATTGGACGCCTGGGGCAGCTAAAAGTTGCATGCAGGTTTTGTGAAAACCAGGAACTTTATATTTAGTCCTAATGAACTATTTAACCATAAATTCCAGTGGGAAAAGCTCCCTTCACATGATATAATTCCTTAAGGTTTTAAGCGAAATAAACCCATAAAGTAAATGGGTTCGCAGGAGGAGCAGTCACTATGAAAAGTCATATAAAAATTGTGAAAGTCTCCGCAGCCGTAGAAAAGGACGCATTTGACGTCACAGTAAGCCATTGGAAGCTTCTGCTTGAGACCAACCGTTATTATGAGATCAAGGCTGAGGATGGTCCGGTTAAGCGGATTTATAAAGAGAAGCTCAATACTGTAGTGGATGAGACAAAGTCGTATAGCGCCGGACAGCTATCCTGCTCAGCTTTTTGCGCGGAAGACCGGATAAATGAAATGCAGATTGAAATTCTCCGTAATCTTCAGCTAAAGGTCAATCACTATATGAATGAGCTGCAGCTGAATATGAAGGCCATCCAAGGGCAGACCATCTGCAAGGATCATAATAATAACCCGGATTAACAATACGTGAATATAAGCACAAAGAGCCGCAGATTGCAGACCTCATAGTCCTGCAGTCCCGGCTCTTTGCATGAATCCGCTATTTACAGCAGTCCCGCGTTCTTTACAGCATGCTCCCAGCTTGGAAAATAGTACAGGGCACTCCGCATTAATTCCGGATCATGCTGTTTAACCTGCTTCTTGTTGATGCTGCCTCCGCCCGTCTGGAGCTGCTTGATCCGGCTGATGACCTCATCCGATCCCATTGTAATATCCAAATTCGCCACTCCCTTCTTCGTAATTTCTCCTATTTTTAACCAAGACCAGCCGATGTATACTCTATTTAAAATAAAAAAGAGTGTTCTTCAGCCTTTGATCCGGCCGCAGGAACACTCATTACACTGTACTTATATCATTACTTCCTCGCTCTCTGCCACCCGTACACCTGCACATGAACGATTCCTTTAGTCACCATATTGGCCGTGAAATAAAGAATCAGGAATACCAGCACCAGCGGTCTAAAAACAATCCAGGCAACAATCCAAAGCGTCAGAATCTGCCAGCGCTTCAGTCTGCGGAAGTATTTCGTCGGCCACAAAAAAACAGCCAGCAGCTTATGGGTCTGCTGCAGTGACTCCAGGAACTCATCCCGCAGCTGCTTATCATCCGGATCGAGCCTGACCGCATTTCTCATATATGTCTCTTTCAGCTTATAATCCCCGCGGTGGCCCGCCGCCCAGCCCAGATAGAGCAGAACGTATTCGTTCTCTACGCCGGTCTGAACCGCCTGCCGGTCCAGGCTGACCGACTCAGCCATGTTGCCCAGCAGCGCCTCTGTATAGCTTAATGTGGCCAGATAGACAGCATTCTCCGGGCTCAGCTCCAGCGCCTGAAGCAGCTGCTCCCTCGCTTCCTTATATTTAGCCCGTTTGTTCAGCAGATTAGCCTTGATAAAATAGTAATGTGGCTCATAGGGATCTACTCGCATCGCTTCCGGCAAAACCTCGTTCAGCGCTTTATAGTTCTGTGTGTCGTAATAGATGCAGATCTGAACAAACCAGGCCAGCTGCTGCTCGGGATCACGGCGCAGGGCTTCGCCTGTCCAGTGCTGCGCTTTTTCGTAATTTTCCTGCAGAATATAGATATGAGCGATAATAGCAAATACGTCCGGATCCTCGGGGTCCTCACGCAACACCTGCTCCGCTTCAACCAGAGCCTCCTTGTACCGCTTCATTTCCATAAGCTCATGTACAGCTGCCAATCCGTAGCCGCTCGATTCATACTCCATATTCAGGACCTCCTGTCCCGCCTGTGCTATTTAATTCCGTGCTTTTTGGCATAATCCAGAACTACCTGGTAGTCCCGGTTCACATCGCTGAAGGTGGCGTAGTTCCGCGCAGTGGCGAACCATTCCAGCGTAGTCGCTTTGCGGTCCTTAGCAGCCTGCCGCAGGTCACTGCCTGTAATCGGCTGAATCTCCCCAGTTTCAAAGGTGCGCTCCATGGCAGACTCAACAGCGTCGCTCACTACCTGCTCCAGGTCGGCTCCGGAGAAAAATCTGGTCTCTCCGGCAAGCTTGGACAGATTAAACGGCTCCTGCGGCTTGCCGGCCAGCTTCAGGCCGAGGATCGTCTCCCGCTCCGCCTCCTCCGGCGGCGGAACAAATACCAGATGGTTAAAGCGCCCGGGACGGCGGAGTGCAGAATCCAGATACCAGGGGGTATTGGTCGCCCCGATTACAAACACCTGATCATTCTCAGCCTGCAGTCCGTCCAGCTCCAGCAGCAGCTGATTGACCAGCATCCGGTCATGATGCTGGCGCATCTGATGCCGGCTGCCGCCCATGGCGTCCAGCTCATCGATGAAGATGACACAGGGCTTATTCTCCCGTGCCTTGGCGAAGATATTGTGCAGGTTATTTTCGCTCTGCCCTACGTACATCGCCAGAATCGCCTGCAGCTCAATATGCATGAAATTGGCTTCAATCTCCCCCGCAACCGCACGCGCCAGGAAGGTTTTGCCGCAGCCGGGAGGACCGTACAGCAGCAGGCTGCCGCCTGCCTCCTTGCCGTATGCGGCAAACAGCTCCGGCTGCTGCAGCGGCAGGATGAAGTTCATCCGGATTTTCTTTTTGACATCCTCAAGGCCCCCGACATCGGCAAAGGTCTCTTTGGGCTTGTCAGATTCAATTAATCCATTATCCTCTTTGCTGAATTGAATGAGTTTCAGGTTTTTGCGTCTTTTCTCGGCCAGCTCATCATGTTCATCCGCCATATGCATTTCACCCCTATCATTATTGAAATAAGTTTACCATATTTCGGTGCAGGGATAGCCCGCAGTTTGGAGAATATTAACAGAGCAATGAGCAATTGCATATCCGCTTACCGCGGACACTCAGGAGGGAATATAATGGCTAATTTATTTGGCGGTTTACTAGGCAACTACTCAGAGGTAACGATTCCGGAGCTGATGAACCAGTACGGAGTTTATCTGATGCCTGACGAGCAGATCCGCACTGGCTTTAAGCTGGTCCGCGATGCATTCATTATTACAGATGAGCGTCTGATTCTAATTGATCATCAGGGGGTCACCGGCAAGAAAACACGGGTCGCGTCCATTCATCTCAGCTCTATTTATGAAGTAACCATGGAGACCGGCGGCACCGGATTTGACGACTGCGAGATCATCCTTCACTATATTACCTCCCCTTATCATAAATCTAACAATTTGCAGACCGCTGCCTATAAATTTGAATTCGCCAAAAAGTTCAACGTACAGCCGCTCTACACTGCACTTATCAGCATTGCCCATGAGAACCATAAGCGTTTGAACGGCTGATTGATTTAAAAGAAAGCTAAAAA
Proteins encoded:
- a CDS encoding serine hydrolase domain-containing protein, with the protein product MEPSQLTAAVAPYPLRSCLINRQGRLAFEHYRETSTAGELAKINSCTKSVLSALFCIAMEKGLLPDPNTLLAEFYPRIRQDRDPRKAEITLEQLLSMTAGFNWTEFGGQNSFPRMTRSENWIDFVLEQRLSHNPGEHMEYNSGVSQLLAAILVQGTGMPVARFAEEELFGPLGIEQYEWEQDPQGIHTGGFGLRLRPAHLLNFGQLFLQQGEWEQRQLITPGLLSRSTQTVIQADSPRRGGYAWHWWTDSYARLHQESPDAAFRYYYARGYGGQFVYVIPELETVVVLTQDHRGKQKPPVDMFRESIAPLL
- a CDS encoding CPBP family intramembrane glutamic endopeptidase, with product MTKSGKKDHPIIFSLLLGILLTFLVSAASAAASIMELSDNGMIIAQGAAFAVMAVIVAVYMTRGGRTFSRYGFRPVTAAESKDALYYIPLLIIALVQPIIGGFNVQLTAAEVLMFVVFTLFVGFSEETVFRGIIRDKLNFKGPVFYIVFSSVFFGILHMSNALNGKDPLSVALQVINAFLIGLILALLIETTENIIPLILFHFAFDILAFMTQENPDKELLAISILNVLYLLYGIYLVYNLRRRNKLSAARENRISA
- a CDS encoding stalk domain-containing protein encodes the protein MKKGWLLLPLLLLLLSFPEVTSAASTAYFNVIWSNGGQSTNPALLKEGTVYARAGLLESAGLQASKSSSRSGTVYTYNGWQKSVTVTTGSITAKLDGQTVSLGGKPFMHKDELYVPARFIVQALGGESVSWNAKSSVYTAKNIQAFSSSSAVYGGVTYTVDKQTGKLYTQGPAGKPRLIANLGSELYDMISFDFRKTAKGLIYLTITDVYGEPHINNKWYTLIIKDGMVIRQASVGYWIRYGDNVKLYGDNLILTDGKSLRVIEDGTGKVKETLDLVKLGGIEDKYLVEGMDEDFLLIRPNQKGLLMLIDRKTGSQTLLYKELLDPDQQVYAETNDIPFYGDQLQFTERKGNVLQFKNLAVQDGRIYEYDLLKTRP
- a CDS encoding tetratricopeptide repeat protein, yielding MEYESSGYGLAAVHELMEMKRYKEALVEAEQVLREDPEDPDVFAIIAHIYILQENYEKAQHWTGEALRRDPEQQLAWFVQICIYYDTQNYKALNEVLPEAMRVDPYEPHYYFIKANLLNKRAKYKEAREQLLQALELSPENAVYLATLSYTEALLGNMAESVSLDRQAVQTGVENEYVLLYLGWAAGHRGDYKLKETYMRNAVRLDPDDKQLRDEFLESLQQTHKLLAVFLWPTKYFRRLKRWQILTLWIVAWIVFRPLVLVFLILYFTANMVTKGIVHVQVYGWQRARK
- a CDS encoding ATP-binding protein; the protein is MADEHDELAEKRRKNLKLIQFSKEDNGLIESDKPKETFADVGGLEDVKKKIRMNFILPLQQPELFAAYGKEAGGSLLLYGPPGCGKTFLARAVAGEIEANFMHIELQAILAMYVGQSENNLHNIFAKARENKPCVIFIDELDAMGGSRHQMRQHHDRMLVNQLLLELDGLQAENDQVFVIGATNTPWYLDSALRRPGRFNHLVFVPPPEEAERETILGLKLAGKPQEPFNLSKLAGETRFFSGADLEQVVSDAVESAMERTFETGEIQPITGSDLRQAAKDRKATTLEWFATARNYATFSDVNRDYQVVLDYAKKHGIK
- a CDS encoding PH domain-containing protein, which gives rise to MANLFGGLLGNYSEVTIPELMNQYGVYLMPDEQIRTGFKLVRDAFIITDERLILIDHQGVTGKKTRVASIHLSSIYEVTMETGGTGFDDCEIILHYITSPYHKSNNLQTAAYKFEFAKKFNVQPLYTALISIAHENHKRLNG